Proteins from a genomic interval of Fodinicurvata sediminis DSM 21159:
- the ptsN gene encoding PTS IIA-like nitrogen regulatory protein PtsN: MDIADMLNPEGVLPALRVTSKKQALQELARRAADVTGQPERAIFEVLVERERLGTTGVGYGIAIPHGKLSELDRLHCLFARLETPVEFDSIDEQPVDLICVLLAPEKAGADHLKALARVSRLLRDKTICDKLRGTDSRDGLYAILTESAASHAA; this comes from the coding sequence ATGGATATCGCCGATATGCTGAACCCCGAAGGGGTTCTTCCAGCATTGCGTGTGACGAGCAAGAAGCAGGCCCTCCAGGAGTTGGCAAGGCGTGCGGCTGACGTCACCGGACAGCCGGAAAGAGCGATCTTCGAGGTACTGGTTGAGCGCGAGCGCCTTGGCACGACAGGTGTCGGCTATGGCATTGCGATTCCCCACGGGAAGCTGTCAGAATTGGACCGTCTACATTGCCTGTTTGCGCGGCTGGAAACACCTGTGGAATTCGATTCCATTGATGAACAGCCCGTGGACCTGATTTGCGTCCTGTTGGCCCCCGAGAAGGCGGGGGCAGATCATCTGAAAGCCCTGGCGCGTGTTTCCCGTCTACTGCGTGACAAGACGATCTGCGACAAGCTGCGCGGCACAGACAGTCGTGACGGTCTCTATGCGATTTTAACGGAATCAGCTGCCAGTCACGCAGCCTGA